From Mucilaginibacter rubeus, a single genomic window includes:
- a CDS encoding glycosyltransferase, protein MEIIKFIASVVAILLFIYLGVYSLYLFVFSVLGKLIPIKQPVTATKLSKFIVYICAYKEDEIILNSAAAALTIDYPKDMFTICVIADSMKPETIVKLKQMPLQVVEVVFETSTKSKALNKAIENTAAGYDAAVVFDIDNIAAPDYLYQINNYLQAGHLVVQGHRVAKNSNTQVAILDAVSEEVNNHIFRKSQQLFKFSAAIIGSGMALEYKLFVNVMSRIDAVGGFDKEMGLLLTRDKIHVAYAEKAYIYDEKVSNPAVFEKQRKRWLSAQFNLLKKYGATAPAQFFRGNFDYVNEIYQMAILPRVLMLGLMPLMLLISFFTPGIGPHWHLWLGATVACYLGIIVAIPTSFYNGKLLTAMLKLPLIFFTMFLLLFKLKGANKKFIHTPHDHAPTEPVNNEATAVK, encoded by the coding sequence ATGGAAATCATCAAATTCATTGCATCTGTTGTCGCCATTTTGCTGTTTATATACCTTGGGGTATATAGCTTGTACTTGTTTGTGTTCTCTGTACTGGGGAAATTAATCCCCATTAAACAGCCAGTTACGGCAACTAAGCTCAGCAAATTCATTGTTTATATCTGCGCTTATAAAGAAGATGAAATTATTTTAAACTCGGCAGCAGCAGCCTTAACTATCGATTATCCGAAAGATATGTTTACGATTTGCGTGATTGCCGATTCCATGAAACCTGAAACTATTGTTAAATTAAAGCAAATGCCGTTGCAGGTGGTTGAGGTGGTTTTTGAAACCAGTACCAAATCAAAAGCGTTAAATAAAGCCATTGAAAATACAGCAGCGGGTTACGATGCCGCAGTTGTTTTTGATATTGATAACATCGCGGCTCCTGATTATTTATACCAGATCAATAATTATTTACAGGCGGGGCATCTTGTAGTGCAAGGCCATCGCGTTGCAAAAAACTCAAACACCCAGGTAGCTATACTTGATGCCGTAAGCGAAGAAGTTAACAACCACATTTTCAGGAAGTCGCAGCAGTTATTTAAGTTTTCGGCTGCAATTATCGGCTCAGGGATGGCTTTAGAATACAAGCTTTTTGTGAATGTAATGTCGCGTATTGATGCTGTAGGCGGATTTGATAAAGAAATGGGGTTACTACTCACCCGCGATAAGATCCACGTTGCCTATGCCGAAAAAGCGTACATCTATGACGAAAAAGTAAGTAACCCGGCAGTATTTGAAAAGCAGCGTAAACGCTGGCTTTCGGCTCAATTTAACCTGCTTAAAAAATATGGCGCTACCGCTCCTGCTCAGTTTTTCCGCGGCAATTTTGATTATGTGAACGAGATTTACCAGATGGCAATCCTGCCGCGCGTACTGATGCTTGGCCTGATGCCGTTGATGTTACTGATCTCATTTTTCACTCCGGGCATCGGTCCGCACTGGCATTTATGGCTTGGCGCAACTGTGGCCTGTTACCTTGGTATCATAGTTGCCATACCGACATCGTTCTACAACGGAAAACTTTTAACGGCTATGCTTAAACTACCACTTATATTTTTCACCATGTTCCTGCTGTTGTTTAAACTTAAAGGAGCAAACAAAAAGTTTATTCATACGCCGCATGATCACGCTCCTACAGAACCCGTAAACAACGAAGCAACTGCAGTTAAATAA
- a CDS encoding acyltransferase, with the protein MSFVSSIKSNPKLKKLVHWMLIPPGQSRPRLWVRLILNRFFHERGKGSVVRRNARMDLFPFNKFALGAKSIVEDFAVINNGVGDVFIGEGSGVGISTVIIGPVKIGNFSMTAQHVVISGLNHGYQDVSIPPRHQKVTTKQITIDDNVWIGANCVVTAGVTIGKHSVIGAGSVVTRDIPPYSVAVGNPAKVIKQYNFTTQTWEKA; encoded by the coding sequence ATGTCATTTGTATCATCCATAAAATCAAATCCGAAATTAAAAAAATTAGTCCACTGGATGCTGATCCCTCCCGGTCAATCAAGGCCGAGGCTTTGGGTAAGGCTAATACTTAACCGTTTTTTTCATGAGCGAGGTAAAGGCAGCGTTGTACGACGTAACGCGCGGATGGACCTTTTTCCATTCAATAAATTCGCTCTCGGCGCTAAAAGTATTGTAGAAGATTTCGCGGTGATCAACAACGGAGTTGGCGATGTTTTCATAGGCGAAGGATCGGGCGTTGGCATCAGCACCGTAATCATCGGCCCGGTTAAAATAGGTAATTTCAGCATGACTGCTCAGCACGTTGTTATCTCCGGTCTTAATCACGGATACCAGGATGTAAGTATTCCGCCACGTCATCAAAAGGTAACCACCAAACAAATTACTATCGACGATAACGTATGGATAGGCGCTAACTGCGTGGTAACAGCGGGGGTAACTATTGGTAAGCATTCGGTTATTGGGGCTGGCAGTGTAGTAACACGTGATATCCCGCCATATTCGGTAGCTGTAGGCAACCCTGCCAAAGTAATAAAACAGTATAATTTCACAACTCAAACGTGGGAGAAAGCGTAA
- a CDS encoding non-ribosomal peptide synthetase has protein sequence MDAPLNTDVISMLNNTAVDYPKEKALIHLTAAAANQYPDKVALKFHERILTYKALNEAANKLAGYLIDQGLKRGDVAGVALDRSPEMVISLLAVMKAGAAYVPLDPEYPKDRIEFMLEDSSAKILITSEKYHNHFAANSIEVLIEAALEKFPSYPVTEPETGVSGEDLAYILYTSGSTGKPKGVQIRHFNLINFLLSCQKVPGMTTADKVLAVTTISFDIAGLDLYLPLITGAELLLADSATAKDGRALVDLVKAEDVTVMQATPFTWRMMLVSGWDSKLPLKVYCGGEAFPKDLVTQLLPKCEEIWNLYGPTETTIYSTIKQITSDEDITIGKPVANTQIYILDEALNNLTDGSIGEIYIGGDGVAVGYLNRAELSAERFVKDIFSTVEGARMYRTGDLGKIRQDGEIVCLGRIDHQVKVRGYRIELEEIEQNLLKQDNIKQAVVIAREDTPGMPRLVAYVITPEPKEGLDLKNQFDAWQKGLLEVLPEYMVPDDFVVMDAIPITPNGKIDRKALPKPDYNIIYREGEFVAPRTDNEKLVAKIWQQNMGIEQISILDNFFELGGRSLVAVKIMAAIEQETGKRLPLATLFEHATIEKLAARLEGNEVISWESLVPIKPTGSKMPLYIVHGAGLNVLLFNALAMNMDAEQPVYGLQARGLNGIDEPLDVMEEIAANYIAEIVAKNPEGPYALAGYSLGGIIAYEMANQLIAAGKEVKMVAMFDTYADRSDINDSKAKKIVDKTTLRAKQFAHSFVLLAEDPKRTIEYKGLMLKRQMIKLYWKVFRPNQKREGFFAYDNEIDEASEKALRNYVLKPLNITLDLFRAKKRTFYMEDFEFLGWKPFAIKGVNVHEIPGEHNTIFAPPNDKEFAEVLQKCLDRVAKN, from the coding sequence ATGGATGCCCCTCTGAATACCGACGTTATAAGCATGTTAAACAATACTGCTGTAGATTATCCAAAAGAAAAGGCTCTTATCCATTTAACCGCGGCTGCTGCAAATCAGTATCCGGATAAAGTGGCGCTGAAGTTTCATGAACGTATACTAACCTATAAGGCACTAAACGAAGCCGCTAACAAGCTGGCCGGCTACCTGATTGATCAGGGCCTTAAAAGAGGTGATGTTGCCGGCGTTGCGCTTGACCGCTCGCCCGAAATGGTGATATCGCTGTTAGCCGTTATGAAAGCCGGTGCCGCATACGTACCACTTGACCCTGAATATCCGAAAGACCGTATCGAATTTATGCTGGAAGATTCATCAGCTAAAATTCTTATCACTTCCGAAAAATATCATAATCACTTTGCTGCAAACTCAATTGAGGTTTTGATTGAGGCTGCATTAGAAAAATTCCCATCATATCCTGTTACCGAACCTGAAACCGGCGTAAGCGGCGAAGACCTTGCTTATATCCTGTACACATCAGGCTCAACCGGTAAACCTAAAGGTGTACAGATTCGGCACTTTAACCTGATTAATTTTTTATTAAGTTGCCAAAAGGTACCAGGCATGACTACTGCCGATAAGGTACTGGCTGTAACTACTATTTCTTTCGACATTGCCGGTTTGGATTTATACCTACCGCTGATAACCGGTGCCGAGCTTTTATTAGCCGATTCGGCTACGGCAAAAGACGGCCGTGCTTTGGTTGACCTGGTTAAAGCAGAAGATGTCACTGTAATGCAGGCTACTCCTTTCACGTGGCGCATGATGCTGGTATCCGGTTGGGACAGCAAATTACCTTTAAAGGTATATTGTGGTGGCGAGGCGTTTCCAAAGGATTTAGTTACACAACTTTTGCCTAAATGTGAGGAGATCTGGAACCTTTACGGTCCAACCGAAACAACCATTTACTCCACCATAAAACAGATTACCAGCGATGAGGATATCACTATCGGTAAACCTGTTGCCAACACCCAGATCTATATTTTAGACGAGGCGCTTAATAACCTTACCGATGGTTCAATCGGTGAGATTTATATCGGCGGTGATGGTGTTGCTGTTGGTTACCTTAACCGTGCAGAATTATCGGCCGAGCGTTTTGTGAAAGACATCTTCTCAACCGTTGAAGGTGCCCGCATGTACCGTACCGGCGATCTGGGTAAGATCAGGCAGGATGGCGAAATTGTTTGCCTTGGCCGTATTGACCACCAGGTTAAGGTGCGTGGTTACCGCATTGAGCTGGAAGAAATTGAACAAAACCTGTTAAAGCAGGATAATATTAAACAGGCCGTAGTTATAGCCCGTGAGGATACTCCGGGAATGCCACGCCTGGTAGCTTATGTAATTACGCCTGAGCCTAAAGAAGGCCTCGACCTTAAAAACCAGTTTGATGCATGGCAAAAAGGCTTGCTGGAAGTTTTACCTGAATACATGGTTCCGGATGATTTTGTGGTGATGGACGCGATACCTATTACTCCAAACGGTAAAATAGATCGTAAGGCATTACCTAAGCCCGATTATAACATCATATATCGTGAAGGTGAATTTGTTGCCCCACGTACCGATAACGAAAAGTTAGTTGCCAAAATATGGCAGCAAAACATGGGTATTGAGCAGATCAGTATCCTGGATAATTTCTTTGAATTGGGTGGTCGTTCATTAGTTGCGGTGAAAATCATGGCCGCTATTGAGCAGGAAACCGGCAAGCGTTTACCGCTGGCCACCCTGTTTGAGCACGCAACAATCGAAAAACTTGCTGCACGACTTGAAGGCAACGAGGTGATCAGTTGGGAATCGTTAGTGCCTATTAAGCCAACTGGCAGTAAAATGCCATTGTATATTGTTCATGGTGCAGGCTTAAATGTATTGTTATTTAATGCCCTTGCCATGAATATGGATGCCGAGCAACCGGTTTATGGCCTGCAGGCCCGCGGCTTGAACGGCATTGATGAGCCTTTGGACGTAATGGAGGAGATAGCAGCAAACTATATTGCCGAGATCGTAGCTAAAAACCCCGAAGGACCGTATGCATTGGCGGGTTATTCATTAGGTGGTATTATCGCCTACGAAATGGCTAATCAACTTATAGCGGCAGGCAAAGAGGTTAAAATGGTTGCTATGTTTGATACGTATGCGGATCGCTCAGATATAAACGACAGCAAGGCTAAAAAGATAGTTGATAAAACAACGCTTCGTGCTAAGCAATTTGCCCATAGCTTTGTGTTACTGGCCGAAGACCCTAAACGTACCATTGAGTACAAAGGTTTAATGCTTAAACGCCAGATGATTAAACTTTATTGGAAGGTATTTAGGCCTAACCAAAAACGCGAAGGCTTTTTTGCTTATGATAACGAGATTGATGAGGCAAGCGAAAAAGCATTACGCAACTATGTATTGAAACCGTTAAACATAACCCTTGATTTATTCAGGGCAAAAAAACGGACTTTTTATATGGAAGATTTTGAGTTTTTAGGCTGGAAACCGTTTGCGATCAAAGGGGTGAATGTACACGAGATTCCGGGTGAGCACAACACCATTTTTGCTCCGCCAAATGACAAGGAATTTGCAGAAGTACTGCAGAAGTGTCTGGACAGGGTGGCAAAAAACTAA
- a CDS encoding acyltransferase family protein: MNTTTTEKNLKSTGKARVYFSNLNGVRALAALMVVISHIELHKVDFHVARIPHLNILNFGKTGVTIFFALSGFLITYLLLEEKRNFSAVNFKAFYVRRMLRIWPLYFLLVVVGFFIYPGTGATTGLWLSVFFMPNLAFCLQMLPEIFNPIWSIGTEEQFYIFHPHFFRIKKPKDILYAFLIFIALIWALQLSINNLNHENPIWKIFSQFFYYARFDNMMIGAAVAVIFHNTRHPSFKFKLQPLFDLMFKPYMQVILSVIFLAYVYLYLIHDIPHGDVPLAVISSLLIVNLCQAETSIYTINSKVLDYIGQISYGIYLLHKYPLFLTLYLVHKYIPSMNMVTQNIIIYTITVGCTIGLASLSYFGYEKPFLNIKKRFQKITQ; the protein is encoded by the coding sequence ATGAATACTACTACTACCGAAAAGAATTTAAAATCAACAGGCAAAGCAAGGGTTTATTTCTCCAATTTAAATGGAGTAAGGGCTCTTGCTGCGCTTATGGTAGTGATATCCCATATCGAGCTGCATAAAGTAGACTTTCATGTAGCCCGGATCCCCCATCTTAACATACTTAATTTTGGTAAAACGGGCGTTACCATCTTCTTCGCGTTAAGCGGGTTCCTGATAACCTACTTATTGTTAGAAGAAAAGCGCAACTTTTCGGCAGTAAACTTTAAGGCCTTTTATGTAAGGCGTATGCTCCGGATCTGGCCCTTGTATTTTTTATTGGTAGTTGTAGGCTTTTTTATTTATCCGGGAACAGGAGCAACAACAGGACTTTGGTTATCTGTATTTTTTATGCCTAACCTGGCATTCTGCCTGCAAATGCTGCCGGAAATTTTCAACCCCATCTGGTCGATAGGTACTGAAGAACAATTTTATATTTTTCACCCGCATTTCTTTAGGATAAAAAAACCTAAAGATATCCTTTATGCCTTCCTGATTTTCATTGCATTGATTTGGGCATTGCAGTTAAGTATTAACAACCTTAACCATGAAAACCCCATTTGGAAAATCTTCAGCCAGTTTTTTTATTACGCTCGTTTTGATAATATGATGATTGGCGCGGCAGTAGCGGTTATATTTCACAACACCAGGCACCCATCGTTTAAGTTTAAATTGCAACCGCTGTTTGATCTGATGTTTAAGCCTTATATGCAGGTGATACTTTCGGTTATTTTCCTGGCGTATGTTTACCTGTATTTAATCCATGATATCCCACATGGCGATGTTCCGCTGGCTGTCATTTCCTCGCTGCTTATTGTTAACCTTTGCCAGGCCGAAACCAGTATTTATACCATAAATAGTAAAGTGCTTGATTATATAGGGCAGATCTCGTATGGTATTTACCTGCTGCATAAATACCCCTTGTTTTTAACCCTGTACCTTGTACATAAATATATCCCAAGCATGAATATGGTAACGCAAAACATTATCATATATACCATTACAGTTGGCTGTACTATAGGGTTGGCGTCACTGTCGTACTTCGGATATGAGAAACCTTTCCTCAACATAAAAAAACGTTTTCAAAAAATAACGCAGTAA
- a CDS encoding fused response regulator/phosphatase — MPKQPQILLVDDSPLVLKVIGRALEKEGFVCHKANNGEEALAWLKNDIPDLILSDYQMPGINGFEFRQSLMAVPEFKNIPFMFLTSVTDHDHMIAGMSLDVIDYIDKDTPIAFVISKINNFLNSIRERHEHTIRELSSAAMALNLYSVPKETPRINGFEIDFWHKSFENYPGGDFIDVISINNRYTFIILGDVMGKKWGAWFFSFGYLSYIRAAVRLCVSEGDVSTKSIMQKINSVIYHDPVVSEVLSTLSLIMIDAESEELSYTGAGDLPLLYFCKAENRLDRISSAGLLLGVSKQGGFDEHLFTMRPGDQLMMITDGLIDKETPAGKKTDLNSFTSEVEIYLGKPDSFMTLKNDGFLNEKANEQIDDCSLIFIQKNS; from the coding sequence ATGCCGAAGCAGCCCCAAATATTACTGGTTGATGATAGCCCGCTTGTTTTAAAGGTTATTGGCCGGGCTTTGGAAAAAGAGGGTTTTGTTTGCCATAAAGCGAATAATGGGGAGGAAGCCTTAGCATGGCTTAAAAATGATATTCCCGACTTGATCCTGTCCGATTACCAGATGCCAGGTATTAATGGCTTCGAGTTTAGGCAAAGCTTAATGGCGGTGCCGGAGTTTAAGAACATTCCTTTTATGTTTTTAACATCAGTTACCGATCATGATCATATGATAGCCGGGATGAGTCTCGATGTTATTGATTATATTGATAAGGATACGCCGATAGCCTTTGTTATTTCAAAGATCAATAATTTCCTGAACAGCATTCGTGAAAGGCATGAGCATACTATACGTGAACTAAGTAGTGCCGCGATGGCGCTCAATCTGTATTCAGTTCCGAAGGAAACGCCCCGTATAAATGGTTTTGAAATTGATTTCTGGCACAAATCATTCGAAAACTATCCAGGCGGAGATTTTATTGATGTGATATCTATTAATAACAGGTACACTTTTATAATCCTGGGCGACGTGATGGGGAAAAAGTGGGGAGCATGGTTTTTTTCCTTTGGATATCTGAGTTATATAAGGGCCGCGGTGAGGCTATGTGTTTCGGAGGGCGATGTGTCGACCAAAAGCATCATGCAAAAGATCAACTCGGTTATTTATCATGATCCGGTTGTGAGCGAAGTGCTATCTACACTGTCGCTTATCATGATTGATGCTGAAAGTGAAGAATTGAGTTATACCGGTGCAGGCGATTTACCGCTCTTGTATTTCTGCAAGGCCGAAAATAGGCTTGACCGGATCTCTTCAGCTGGGCTACTGCTTGGAGTTAGTAAGCAAGGTGGTTTTGATGAGCATCTGTTTACCATGCGGCCCGGCGATCAGTTAATGATGATAACTGATGGGTTAATTGATAAAGAAACGCCTGCAGGTAAGAAAACCGATTTGAATAGCTTTACCAGCGAAGTTGAGATATATCTTGGTAAACCTGATTCATTCATGACCTTAAAAAATGATGGCTTTTTAAATGAAAAGGCCAATGAACAAATCGACGATTGCAGTTTAATATTTATTCAAAAAAACAGTTAA
- a CDS encoding glycosyltransferase, with amino-acid sequence MELKNRHIVIFSQMQFDSRLESTNYTMAKHLAKDNFVYYVDRPYTWKDYIQFKNTPGYNARKPHFFSPKDSFIQTEIPNLKIIITPPVPSINSLPEGVIYRLALKVNEKIVAGRLNKVIKNLGIKDYIFINSYAFYYPTMHRLLKQKPLLKVYHCVDPLIEEYQTRHGLISEDILVKDMDMVISTSKELSNIKGKLNPNSYFVPNAANISHSQKALDPALPIAEILSDVKKPIIGYFGNIERRIDYDLLSQLTAQNPDKSFVFVGPVDIDYENNPAFNAPNVFKKGAVPYELLPAVLKGFDVAIIPFKKDDVSSSIFPLKLFEYLGSGRPVVITDFNGDLEEFTGDTVYICKNADEFTAAINLSLNDTPFLQQKRLKVAAQNTWEHRITEIKSLLATNLNNKQKG; translated from the coding sequence ATGGAGCTAAAAAACCGGCATATCGTTATATTCTCGCAGATGCAGTTTGATAGCCGACTGGAATCAACTAACTATACCATGGCCAAACATTTGGCTAAGGATAATTTCGTATACTACGTTGACCGGCCATACACCTGGAAAGATTATATCCAGTTTAAAAATACGCCCGGATACAATGCCCGCAAACCGCATTTTTTTTCGCCCAAGGATAGTTTCATCCAAACGGAGATCCCGAATTTAAAGATCATCATAACGCCTCCTGTACCATCTATAAATTCGTTGCCTGAAGGTGTCATTTACCGGTTGGCCCTTAAAGTGAATGAAAAGATAGTTGCAGGCAGGCTTAACAAGGTTATTAAAAACCTTGGCATCAAAGATTATATCTTTATTAACTCCTACGCTTTTTACTACCCAACCATGCACCGGTTGCTAAAGCAGAAACCACTGCTTAAAGTTTATCATTGCGTTGACCCGCTAATTGAAGAATACCAAACGCGTCATGGCCTTATATCCGAAGATATTTTGGTGAAAGATATGGATATGGTGATCAGCACCAGCAAAGAGTTGAGTAATATCAAGGGAAAACTTAACCCTAACTCCTATTTTGTACCTAATGCAGCCAATATCAGCCACAGCCAAAAAGCTCTTGATCCGGCTTTGCCCATTGCAGAGATCCTGTCGGATGTTAAAAAGCCCATCATTGGCTATTTCGGCAATATTGAACGCCGCATCGACTATGATCTGCTCTCACAACTAACGGCGCAAAACCCGGATAAAAGTTTTGTTTTTGTTGGGCCTGTTGATATAGATTACGAAAACAATCCAGCTTTTAATGCTCCTAATGTTTTCAAAAAAGGCGCGGTGCCTTATGAACTGTTACCTGCCGTGCTCAAAGGCTTTGACGTTGCTATTATTCCTTTTAAAAAGGATGATGTAAGCAGTTCTATTTTTCCGCTTAAATTATTCGAATATCTTGGCTCTGGTCGCCCTGTAGTGATCACCGATTTTAACGGTGACCTGGAAGAATTTACCGGAGATACAGTGTACATCTGCAAAAATGCTGACGAATTTACTGCCGCAATTAACCTATCGTTAAACGATACTCCTTTTTTACAGCAAAAAAGATTAAAAGTAGCAGCACAAAATACCTGGGAGCACCGTATAACAGAGATCAAAAGCCTACTGGCAACAAATTTGAATAATAAGCAGAAAGGTTAA
- a CDS encoding STAS domain-containing protein: MILRTHLLDNALIADIQLKEANLSNAEQFKTELHSLINSGNKYVIVNFEQVIYVDSSFLGALVSALKLAMNNGGDIAVVGLNSDIRSLFQLVRLDKVFKIYTNTQEALTGA, encoded by the coding sequence ATGATACTACGTACACATTTGCTTGATAATGCACTAATAGCGGACATACAGCTTAAAGAGGCCAATTTATCAAATGCCGAGCAGTTTAAGACAGAATTGCACAGTCTCATTAATAGTGGAAATAAGTATGTTATAGTAAACTTTGAGCAGGTGATATACGTGGATAGTTCTTTTTTAGGTGCGCTGGTATCGGCACTTAAACTGGCTATGAACAACGGAGGGGATATTGCCGTGGTTGGTTTAAATAGTGATATCAGATCATTGTTTCAATTGGTGCGACTTGACAAAGTGTTCAAGATATATACAAATACACAGGAGGCTTTAACCGGGGCATAA
- a CDS encoding lipopolysaccharide biosynthesis protein, producing the protein MGLFKKLINKHTLSLATNAVLPVLGMVILSLLARRLSKPDFGNYVFFLIVFTLADTFRTGFLQTSLIKFYSGSTVERMKNISGSTWFLGFSITLVFAVVNLLIYLIYRNPDADIAITLKWFSLIYFCTLPSAVSLWILQAEERFDKMFILQLMNQGGFLVLVVALAIAGKSNFETTIYSYFAANLLSSIICIIIGWAKVKTIAHRSWDTIKEMAHFGKFSVGTSISSYLLRSSDTLIVKPMFSPDLLAVYYIPQRLMEIFEIPLRAFISTALPAMSAAVQRGDKKHVTYIMKKYAGMLTMALTPIAIVCFAAADLIIGLIFGAKYQHSDAGNIFRIFMCYVMLLPIDRFFGITLDIINKPHLNMIKVFLMLTVNVIGDFTGILVFHSLYAVAIASIFTFFTGAIFGYWALKKNLQFKISDIFVLGYIELKELIGVVMDKIKGKQLTE; encoded by the coding sequence ATGGGTTTATTTAAAAAGTTAATAAACAAACACACGCTTTCACTGGCAACTAATGCGGTTTTGCCGGTTTTAGGAATGGTGATATTATCATTGCTGGCCCGCAGGTTGAGCAAGCCTGATTTTGGTAATTACGTATTTTTCCTGATCGTATTTACGCTGGCAGATACCTTCCGCACAGGCTTCCTTCAAACTTCGCTCATTAAATTTTATTCGGGCTCAACAGTTGAACGGATGAAAAATATCTCTGGGTCAACCTGGTTTCTTGGCTTCAGCATCACTTTGGTATTTGCCGTTGTCAACCTGTTGATCTATCTCATTTATAGAAACCCGGATGCGGATATAGCCATTACGCTCAAATGGTTTAGTTTAATCTATTTTTGTACGCTGCCATCGGCGGTTAGCCTTTGGATCCTGCAGGCCGAAGAACGCTTTGATAAAATGTTCATTCTGCAATTAATGAACCAGGGAGGTTTCCTTGTTTTGGTGGTTGCATTAGCTATTGCAGGTAAATCAAACTTTGAAACCACTATCTATTCTTACTTTGCGGCTAACCTGTTAAGCAGTATCATTTGCATTATTATAGGTTGGGCCAAGGTAAAAACCATAGCTCACAGAAGCTGGGATACCATAAAAGAAATGGCCCATTTCGGAAAATTCAGTGTAGGCACATCTATAAGTTCATATCTGCTCCGGAGTTCAGATACACTGATTGTAAAGCCAATGTTCAGCCCGGATTTGCTGGCGGTTTACTATATTCCGCAAAGGCTCATGGAAATATTTGAGATCCCATTAAGGGCTTTCATTTCTACCGCCCTGCCTGCAATGTCGGCTGCTGTACAGCGTGGCGATAAAAAGCACGTAACTTATATCATGAAAAAATACGCGGGCATGCTTACTATGGCGCTCACCCCTATCGCTATAGTTTGTTTCGCTGCTGCCGATCTCATTATCGGGCTAATATTTGGTGCTAAATATCAGCACTCTGATGCCGGCAATATCTTCAGGATTTTTATGTGCTATGTGATGCTCCTACCTATCGACAGGTTTTTCGGAATCACGCTTGATATCATTAATAAGCCGCACCTTAACATGATCAAAGTATTCCTGATGCTAACGGTTAACGTTATTGGCGATTTTACAGGTATCCTGGTATTCCACAGCCTTTATGCCGTTGCCATTGCATCTATTTTTACATTTTTTACAGGCGCCATATTTGGTTACTGGGCATTAAAGAAAAACCTGCAATTTAAAATATCTGACATCTTTGTTTTAGGTTACATCGAACTAAAAGAACTTATTGGTGTCGTGATGGACAAAATCAAAGGAAAACAACTAACTGAATAG